Below is a window of Apodemus sylvaticus chromosome 5, mApoSyl1.1, whole genome shotgun sequence DNA.
AAGATTATAAATGTCAGAGCCATTTAACTGTTTAGCTGATACTTTTGGTGCCAACCTCTCCGTTTTAGAGAAAATTCAGGAAAAGCTGTTAGAAGAGGAAATCCACATCAGCAATGGCTATACCAATAACAGTGCTTGACTGTGATCTCTTGCTGTATGGCCGAGGTCACCGGACCTTGGACCGGTTTAAGCTGGATGATGTGACTGATGACTACTTGATGTCCATGTATGGATTTCCCCGACAATTCATTTACTACTTAGTGGAACTCTTGGGGGCAAGTCTTTCTCGGCCTACTCAGCGATCTCGGGCTATTAGCCCAGAGACCCAGATCCTGGCAGCGTTAGGGTTTTACACCTCAGGCTCCTTCCAGACCCGGATGGGAGACGCCATTGGAATTAGTCAAGCCTCTATGAGTCGCTGCGTTGCCAATGTCACTGAAGCCCTTGTGGAACGGGCCTCACAGTTTATTCACTTTCCAGCTGATGAAGCTGCCATACAGTCTCTAAAGGACGAATTCTATGGATTGGCAGGGATGCCAGGGGTGATAGGGGTGGCTGACTGTATCCATGTGGCAATCAAGGCTCCAAATGCTGAAGACCTCTCTTACGTGAACCGAAAGGGTCTACATTCTCTAAACTGTCTGGTGGTGTGTGACATCAGAGGGGCACTGATGACTGTGGAGACAAGCTGGCCAGGTGGCCTccaggactgtgctgtgctgcagCGGTCCTCCGTCACCAGTCAGTTCGAAACTGGCATGCCCAAAGAGACCTGGCTTCTTGGTAAGTTTACAGGGATAAATCTTCAGTTTATATCCGTGGAAAAGTTACTCAGGAGAGCAAGGGAAATCTGAGGTTCCATGCTCTTACTGTTTATCCTGTGAAACCTCTGCTGAGAACTCTCTGGGcctttttgtattcttttgttattattagtttttagagactttttgagacaggtaacTTATTGTATAGCCTGGAATTTTAGATACAGccagccttaaactcagagattaaTTTGCATTGGCCTCttaagagctggaattaaaggtgtatgccccCATACcctcataattatttttattattattcctgaactggggatcaaatccaaggCTTGGGAATGCCAGGCAAGGATTTAACACTGAACCTTCAACCTttgcacattgattttttttttaaattactatttaAGGGATGGAGAGGAATCctggtgattaagagcacttgttcttttaattttttttttggtttttcaagacagggtttctctgtgtaggcctggctgtcctggaactcactctgtagaccaggctggcctcaaactcagaaatccacctgcctctgcctcccagagtgctgggactacaggcgtgcgccaccaccgcccagctacagcACTTGTTCTTGaagatgacctgggtttgattccatcacccacatagaggctcacaaatacccataactccagttccaaggaacctAAAgctttcttctgacttccacagcaTAAGGtgtgcacatggtacacacacacacacacacatatatatatatatatacatatatatatatgcagacataagaccgatacacataaaataaatctaaaaatttttaaaacagaaacaatattTAAGTTGGGTGTTATTTTtttatgcttgtaatcccaggactgtGTAAGCTTAGGCAAAAGGCTCTTAAGTTCCAGACATAgtgttccaggccaacctggatgtagagggagaccctgtctcaaaaataagggaATAGGAATGTAGCTTAGTAGTGTAGGAGGTCctggttcagttctcagctctgcATTGGCTGCTGTGCCTAACTGTGTTGGTGTATAACTGCATTCCGAGGACTCAGAAGTCAGGAGTATCAGAAATTCAGGGtgatcctcagctacataggaagCTTAAGGCTAGCCTGTGATACatgacccccatctcaaaaactaaacagaggacTGAATAGATGGCTTAAAGAGTacctgctcttccagaacacCTGAATTCAGTTCTCAACGCCCAAATTGGGTAGCTTACAGCTGCTTATAACTCCATCACTAGGGGATGCATCTTTTCTTCTGGCCCCCAAAGGTACTTGAACCCACATgggcatacttacacacatacacacacacacacacacaccacatgatttttttaattaagctaAGAATAATAATTACAATAAGATAGAGCTCATTCTCTGTAACGTAAAAACATTActtgcagccaggcagtggtggcgcatgcctgtaatcccagcactctgggaggcagaggcaggtggatttctgagttcgaggccagcctggtctacagagtaagttccaggacagccagggctacacagagaaaccctggctcgaaaaaaccaaatccaaaaaaacatttGTTGCCTTCACTCTTCTAAGAATTTGTCTTGGAGCTCTGTGTCCATGGACATCTAAAATAAGACTGTggtagcactctgggaggcagaggcaggtaatctctgagttcgaggccagcctggtctacagagtgagttccagaacagccaggactacacagagaaacctgtgtaaaaacaaaaacaaatgaacaaaaaaagagCTTGCTTCTCCAATCTGCTTCTATAGGCTGAGTCTCATTTAAAGGCTGACTCATCGATCTGAGCCAGATAAGAATTTGTTTACCATTAAGTAGTGTAAACCAAAGTGACTGCTCAGCTGTGAAGTATagtgttagaaacaatgaaactcTTAAGCCTGaaagctttgtttgtttgagcttcattttttttttcttttttaaatctgtatgggtgttttctatgtatgtgtaccatgtgtgtgcctggtacctgctgAGACCTGCAGAAGCTattagatgtcctggaactggagttacagatcgcTGTgagctggaagagcagcctgtgctgagCTTTTTCTCTAGCCCCTTGTTGGGGGGGGTCGGGGGCAGGGTATGCGTGTGACGGTGCAGGgctgtgaagagaccatgaccaaggcaactcttacaggggaaagcatttaattgggactagcttGCAGGTTGAGTCCATTATTGCCATGGTGGAAACATGATAGCATCAGgcatgctggagaaggagctgagaggtctatatCTTGTTTTGCAGAAGGAAACTCAGACAGACCAGCCCTGGCCAGGCTTGAGCttttaagacctcaaagcccacctccagtgacacacttcttccagcaagtccacacccactccaacaagggcacctctcctaatagtgacactccattcatgggccaagcattcatgcacatgagtctataggggccattcctattcaaaacCCCACACCTCTGAAGCTATACTCTTAGATAAACAGCAGGACAGGACTGTCTAATGCACaacatcttgttttctttgttttgttgaaactgtgtagctctggttgttctggaactcactttgtagaccaggctagccttaacctcacaaagatctacctacctctgcccctcctgagtgcttgcctagcacaacATATTATGTTTAAGTGTTGAATGGATTGAATTAAGCCTGCGGCTCCTGCCCGTGCTGTCAGATAcaacagagactgaggcaagggGATCGCTTGAGCAGAAGAGTTCTAACcgacaaaagaaaaaagccaggcatggcagcacacacctgtaataaaGAACTTGGAAATTTAAACAGGAAGATGAAGAGTTAAAGACCAATTTCTGCTACTTATATTAAGGTCATGGTCAACATGAGTGTTCTATATTGTCCAGAGAATGACCTACAATAGCTATGCTTTCAGTTTTGAATGAGCAAATTAAGTAAATagcaaacaaaagtaaaaaaataaatagcaaatgaTAGGtagttagacagacagacatcatcAAATTAGGTCTTAAGATATCCAGtagaaagccgggcagtggtgctgcacttgggagacagaggtaggtggatttctgagttcggcgccagcctggtctacag
It encodes the following:
- the Harbi1 gene encoding putative nuclease HARBI1; this encodes MAIPITVLDCDLLLYGRGHRTLDRFKLDDVTDDYLMSMYGFPRQFIYYLVELLGASLSRPTQRSRAISPETQILAALGFYTSGSFQTRMGDAIGISQASMSRCVANVTEALVERASQFIHFPADEAAIQSLKDEFYGLAGMPGVIGVADCIHVAIKAPNAEDLSYVNRKGLHSLNCLVVCDIRGALMTVETSWPGGLQDCAVLQRSSVTSQFETGMPKETWLLGDSSFFLRTWLLTPLHSPETPAEYRYNRAHSATHSVIEKTLRTLCCRFRCLDGSKGALQYSPEKSSHIILACCVLHNIALEHGMDVWSSAVTGPIEQPPAGEHEQMESLDLEAERVRQGLILTHFS